Proteins from a genomic interval of Staphylococcus debuckii:
- a CDS encoding DUF5780 domain-containing protein — MKKKTKVSLLIGLGIIVIFLTSLFIFKTFGPQSDSNAKDRSLLKINTKSASELEEELNKQPVKIVNSAYVVKDERLKSLYPDAITADLKNNSDKDIKNIMMGYVAWDKNGLPVKVKGHLDFHPAYLRKVLVQDGNMAAKSTDIYTTGYELDNETSIAIFKPIVLEYEDFDGKTWKNPEIDNFKKIYENKKLSDIKGYKELVTYKEQENQQNEEQQNQ; from the coding sequence ATGAAGAAAAAAACTAAAGTGTCATTATTAATCGGGTTGGGAATAATAGTAATTTTTTTAACTTCTTTATTTATTTTCAAAACGTTCGGACCACAATCAGATTCAAACGCAAAGGACAGAAGCTTATTAAAAATCAATACAAAATCTGCTTCAGAATTAGAAGAAGAATTAAACAAACAACCAGTAAAAATTGTCAATAGTGCTTATGTGGTAAAAGATGAAAGATTGAAAAGTTTATATCCAGATGCTATAACAGCAGATTTAAAGAATAATAGTGATAAAGATATAAAGAATATCATGATGGGATATGTAGCTTGGGATAAAAATGGTTTACCAGTTAAAGTGAAAGGACACTTAGACTTTCATCCTGCATATTTAAGAAAAGTACTTGTTCAAGATGGTAATATGGCGGCTAAGTCAACAGATATTTATACTACAGGATATGAATTAGATAATGAAACGTCTATTGCAATCTTTAAGCCTATCGTTTTAGAATATGAAGATTTTGACGGGAAAACTTGGAAAAATCCAGAAATTGATAACTTTAAAAAGATATATGAAAATAAAAAGCTGTCTGATATTAAAGGATATAAAGAATTAGTTACTTATAAAGAACAAGAAAATCAACAAAACGAAGAACAACAAAACCAATAA
- a CDS encoding dihydrofolate reductase family protein produces the protein MTRPKIILHMSESINGNITGPYNKAAGANLGKAYEYADEKINSNAMILGRKTIEENFTSKEMPSLPENPKSYSRNEDFVANTELDHFVISIDPSGKAAWEQNYIEYRDRPKMHVIEVLSEKVSDAYLEHLRNLDISYVFGGPDKKLDLKSVVSKLNQLFNLDKLTLSGGGGVNWSFFEQGLVDEISVIIAPVVDDHFNRPHLFDNHEKDKSDVIQNYKIDHVEQLDGNIVWLYYKL, from the coding sequence ATGACTCGACCAAAAATAATTTTGCATATGTCTGAATCAATTAACGGTAATATCACAGGGCCTTATAATAAAGCTGCCGGAGCAAACTTAGGAAAAGCATATGAATACGCAGATGAAAAAATAAATTCAAATGCAATGATATTAGGACGTAAAACTATCGAAGAAAACTTTACAAGTAAAGAAATGCCAAGCTTACCTGAAAATCCTAAATCTTATTCAAGAAATGAGGATTTTGTCGCAAATACAGAGTTAGACCATTTTGTCATTTCTATTGACCCCTCTGGTAAAGCTGCTTGGGAACAAAACTATATAGAATACCGTGATCGACCTAAAATGCACGTTATTGAAGTACTTTCAGAAAAGGTATCTGATGCCTACCTTGAACATTTAAGAAACCTCGATATTTCTTATGTTTTTGGTGGCCCAGATAAAAAATTAGATTTAAAATCTGTTGTCTCTAAATTAAATCAATTATTCAACTTAGATAAACTTACCTTATCAGGCGGTGGTGGAGTGAACTGGTCTTTCTTTGAACAAGGACTAGTTGATGAAATTAGTGTCATCATCGCTCCTGTAGTGGATGATCATTTTAACCGTCCACATTTATTTGATAATCATGAAAAAGATAAAAGTGATGTTATCCAAAATTATAAAATCGACCACGTTGAACAATTGGATGGCAATATCGTATGGTTGTACTATAAACTTTAA
- the ychF gene encoding redox-regulated ATPase YchF, with protein MALTAGIVGLPNVGKSTLFNAITKAGALAANYPFATIDPNVGIVEVPDSRLKALSDIVNPKKIIPTTFEFTDIAGIVKGASKGEGLGNKFLSHIREVDAICQVVRAFDDENVTHVSGRVDPLDDIEVINMELVLADLESVDKRLPRLEKMARQKDKDAVNEVRILERIKEALEAGDPVRSLEFNEEDTKYVKQAQLLTSKPMIYIANVGEDEINEADNEKVQTIKEYADKEGSEVIVISAKIEEEIATLDEEDKEMFLEDLGITEPGLDRLIRSTYDLLGLATYFTAGVQEVRAWTFRKGMTAPQCAGIIHTDFERGFIRAEVTSFEDYVENDGEHGAKEAGKMRLEGKDYIMQDGDVVHFRFNV; from the coding sequence ATGGCTTTAACAGCTGGTATCGTGGGCTTGCCGAACGTCGGAAAGTCTACACTATTTAACGCAATTACAAAAGCAGGTGCGCTTGCGGCAAACTATCCTTTTGCTACTATCGATCCTAACGTCGGAATTGTAGAAGTACCGGATTCTCGTTTGAAAGCACTCTCTGATATTGTGAATCCTAAAAAAATCATTCCGACTACTTTCGAATTTACAGATATTGCTGGAATTGTAAAAGGTGCGTCAAAAGGTGAAGGCCTTGGAAACAAATTCTTATCACATATCCGTGAAGTAGATGCGATTTGCCAAGTCGTACGTGCCTTTGATGATGAAAATGTGACGCACGTTTCTGGACGTGTCGACCCATTAGATGATATTGAAGTTATCAACATGGAACTTGTATTGGCTGATTTAGAATCAGTGGATAAACGTTTGCCACGTTTAGAAAAAATGGCGCGTCAAAAAGATAAAGATGCGGTTAATGAAGTACGTATTTTAGAACGTATTAAAGAAGCTTTAGAGGCCGGGGACCCTGTCCGCAGTCTTGAATTCAATGAAGAAGACACTAAATATGTCAAACAAGCGCAGTTATTAACTTCTAAACCTATGATTTATATCGCTAACGTAGGTGAAGATGAAATTAATGAAGCGGATAATGAAAAGGTACAAACGATTAAAGAATACGCTGATAAAGAAGGTTCTGAAGTAATTGTTATCAGTGCGAAAATCGAAGAAGAAATTGCAACGTTGGATGAAGAAGATAAAGAAATGTTCTTAGAAGACTTAGGTATCACTGAGCCTGGTCTGGATCGCTTAATCCGCAGCACTTACGACTTGTTGGGCCTTGCAACCTACTTTACTGCAGGTGTTCAAGAGGTGCGTGCTTGGACATTCCGTAAAGGCATGACAGCGCCACAATGTGCGGGAATTATTCATACAGACTTCGAACGTGGATTTATTCGTGCAGAAGTGACAAGCTTTGAAGACTATGTAGAAAATGATGGGGAACATGGTGCGAAAGAAGCGGGAAAAATGCGTTTAGAAGGTAAAGACTATATCATGCAAGACGGCGACGTTGTACACTTCAGATTTAACGTGTAA
- a CDS encoding DUF951 domain-containing protein has translation MAAQYGLNDIVEMKKAHACGANRFKIIRMGADIRIKCEKCHRSIMMPRTEFNKKLKKVLVSNDTNEKENE, from the coding sequence ATGGCAGCACAGTATGGTCTCAATGATATTGTAGAAATGAAAAAAGCGCATGCTTGCGGTGCAAATCGCTTTAAAATTATACGCATGGGTGCTGATATTAGAATCAAATGCGAGAAGTGCCATCGAAGCATTATGATGCCTCGTACAGAGTTCAACAAAAAATTAAAAAAAGTACTTGTATCCAATGATACAAATGAGAAGGAGAATGAATAA
- a CDS encoding mechanosensitive ion channel family protein produces MNTFWNTLNGVFNSLIEPFTKSETYAEILNRLIMILIYIIVAIIVIKVLNKSIEQFFKLQNRTSHGRKRSITLTALVKNVVRYVVWFIVLTTILGKFGISVSGLLAGAGVVGLAIGFGAQTIVKDIITGFFIIFENQFDVGDYVKINMNGTPITEGTVQSIGLRSTRIHAYTGELTVLPNSVMSEITNFSVSNAKALVEVPIAMDEDVDKVEQKLNDFLATLHSSYYIFVSKPEILGIEDLTGNAYILKVAAETTPNNAVPGSRILRKEIANFLNKEGIKSPTPVMMQYNGQFGQSDNS; encoded by the coding sequence TTGAACACGTTTTGGAATACTTTAAATGGGGTCTTCAATTCATTGATTGAACCTTTTACGAAGTCTGAAACCTATGCAGAAATCTTAAATAGGCTCATCATGATCCTGATTTATATTATTGTCGCAATCATTGTTATTAAAGTCTTGAATAAATCAATTGAACAATTTTTTAAATTGCAAAACCGTACGAGTCATGGCAGAAAGCGTTCGATTACACTGACTGCTTTGGTCAAAAATGTTGTACGTTATGTGGTCTGGTTTATCGTATTGACTACAATCTTAGGTAAATTCGGTATTAGTGTCTCGGGTCTCTTAGCTGGAGCTGGAGTTGTCGGTCTGGCAATCGGCTTTGGTGCGCAGACGATTGTTAAAGATATTATTACAGGATTCTTTATTATCTTCGAAAATCAATTTGATGTTGGAGATTATGTTAAAATCAATATGAACGGAACTCCGATTACAGAGGGAACAGTTCAGTCTATTGGTCTGCGTTCGACACGCATTCATGCTTATACTGGCGAGCTTACAGTTTTGCCGAATAGTGTGATGTCTGAGATTACCAACTTTTCAGTCTCAAACGCAAAAGCCTTAGTTGAAGTACCGATTGCAATGGATGAAGATGTGGATAAAGTTGAACAGAAATTAAATGATTTCTTAGCTACTTTACATTCAAGTTATTATATTTTTGTGTCGAAGCCTGAAATTCTAGGAATTGAGGATTTGACAGGAAATGCTTATATTCTTAAAGTTGCGGCTGAAACAACACCGAATAATGCAGTGCCAGGTTCACGTATTTTGCGTAAAGAGATTGCAAACTTCTTGAATAAAGAAGGAATCAAATCTCCTACACCAGTTATGATGCAATATAACGGTCAATTCGGGCAAAGTGACAATTCATAA
- a CDS encoding ParB/RepB/Spo0J family partition protein: MHDSQAQVEEVSLDQIRPNPYQPRKHFEAAKLEDLAASISEHGVLQPIILRKTVRGYHIVVGERRFRASQKAGKTHIPAIVKDMTEAEMMELAIIENLQREDLNAVEEAESYRKLMDDLKLTQKEVATRLGKSRPYIANMLRLLNLPPAITGYIKAGKLSGAHGRTLLVLKDEPTMKRTAKQAIREAWSVRYLEKYVSELTSEEKKPSKEEPSPKKPRLIQREERRLKERYGTNVAITTKRNKGQITFEFTSEEEFLRLIEAFNSES, encoded by the coding sequence ATGCATGATTCGCAAGCACAAGTTGAAGAGGTAAGTTTAGATCAGATTCGCCCTAATCCGTATCAGCCACGTAAGCATTTTGAAGCCGCTAAATTAGAGGATTTGGCTGCGTCTATTAGTGAGCATGGGGTCTTGCAGCCGATTATTCTGCGGAAAACAGTACGTGGTTATCACATCGTAGTGGGCGAGCGGCGTTTTCGTGCTTCTCAAAAGGCTGGGAAGACGCATATTCCGGCGATTGTGAAGGACATGACGGAAGCGGAGATGATGGAGCTTGCGATTATCGAGAATTTGCAGCGTGAAGATTTGAATGCGGTGGAGGAAGCGGAAAGTTACCGTAAACTCATGGATGATTTGAAGCTGACGCAAAAGGAAGTGGCGACTAGATTAGGAAAATCGCGGCCTTACATTGCGAACATGCTGCGCTTATTGAATTTACCGCCGGCGATTACCGGATACATTAAAGCGGGCAAACTGTCTGGTGCGCATGGCCGGACTTTATTGGTGCTGAAAGATGAGCCGACGATGAAACGCACCGCGAAACAAGCTATTCGCGAAGCATGGAGTGTGCGCTATTTGGAGAAGTATGTCAGTGAATTGACTTCTGAGGAAAAGAAACCGTCTAAAGAGGAGCCGTCTCCTAAAAAGCCGCGCCTGATTCAAAGAGAAGAACGGCGCTTGAAAGAGCGTTATGGAACCAATGTCGCTATTACGACAAAACGCAATAAAGGACAGATTACATTTGAATTTACGTCTGAAGAAGAATTCTTACGCTTAATAGAAGCTTTCAATAGCGAATCGTAA
- a CDS encoding trans-sulfuration enzyme family protein, with amino-acid sequence MSLSSETNLIKHHQFPHILAANPPLYDSSTFPTELIGSEVAYDYARSGHPNREVLEEKIAALEGADYGIAYNSGIGAISAVFFLLESGDHLIIPNDVYGGTYRLCTQFLPGLNIEVTTVDTTNPAEVEKAIKDNTKLIHIETPSNPLFKVTDIQAIADVAKAHNLLLSVDNTFLTPLSQKPLELGADIVSHSATKFLSGHSDLIAGIVVTNNAEVAEQLRFIQNTLGSGLSAQDSWTLTKHLKTLHVRWNQSVHNTQKIVEFLKSRPEITEVYYPGNDEINQKQAENGGAVLSFRLSDPEKVPEFAKALKIPQIAVSLGGIQTIVSHPATMSHASVPEDVRNERGITFDLLRLSVGLEDPDELIADFEAALEEAYYEPISTNFERERLSS; translated from the coding sequence ATGTCACTATCATCAGAAACAAATTTAATCAAGCATCACCAATTCCCGCATATCTTAGCAGCCAATCCGCCATTATACGATTCATCAACTTTTCCGACAGAATTAATCGGTTCAGAAGTTGCTTATGACTACGCCAGATCAGGTCATCCGAATCGTGAAGTATTAGAAGAAAAAATTGCAGCGCTTGAAGGTGCAGATTACGGCATCGCCTACAATTCCGGCATCGGCGCAATTTCAGCAGTTTTCTTTTTACTAGAAAGCGGAGACCATCTCATTATACCGAATGACGTTTATGGCGGAACTTATCGCTTATGTACACAGTTCTTACCAGGGTTGAACATCGAAGTAACTACAGTCGATACTACTAATCCTGCAGAAGTAGAGAAAGCGATTAAAGATAATACGAAACTAATTCATATTGAAACACCATCTAATCCATTATTTAAAGTGACAGACATCCAAGCGATTGCAGATGTAGCGAAAGCGCACAACTTGCTGCTTTCAGTAGACAACACTTTCTTAACACCTTTATCACAGAAACCTTTAGAATTAGGCGCTGATATTGTCAGTCACAGTGCTACTAAATTCTTAAGTGGCCACAGCGATCTAATCGCAGGCATCGTGGTAACGAACAATGCGGAAGTCGCAGAACAATTAAGATTTATCCAAAATACGTTAGGCAGCGGTTTATCAGCACAAGATAGCTGGACGCTGACAAAACACCTTAAAACATTGCATGTACGTTGGAATCAATCCGTACACAATACACAAAAAATTGTTGAATTCTTAAAATCTCGTCCGGAAATTACCGAAGTTTATTACCCAGGAAATGATGAAATCAATCAAAAGCAAGCTGAAAATGGCGGTGCAGTTTTAAGTTTCCGCTTAAGCGATCCTGAAAAAGTGCCCGAATTCGCAAAGGCTCTGAAAATACCTCAAATTGCAGTCAGCTTAGGCGGTATTCAAACAATTGTTTCTCATCCAGCTACAATGTCTCACGCTTCAGTTCCTGAAGATGTACGCAATGAACGCGGCATTACCTTCGACTTACTGAGATTAAGTGTTGGATTAGAAGACCCTGACGAATTGATTGCAGATTTTGAAGCAGCATTGGAGGAAGCATACTATGAACCGATTTCTACAAACTTTGAAAGAGAACGTCTTAGTAGCTGA
- a CDS encoding bifunctional homocysteine S-methyltransferase/methylenetetrahydrofolate reductase: MNRFLQTLKENVLVADGAIGTILYSEGIDTCPEAYNLTHPHKIERIHRSYIQAGADVIQTNTYGANFEKLQTFGLEHRVKDITRAGVRIAKKAADEDTFILGTVGGFKGVQQNELSLSTILYHTDIQIETLIDEGVDALLFETYYDLNELLQVIRATKKKYDIPVIAQLTASNTNYLQDGTEINEALKQVEAEGADVIGLNCHHGPHHMQQSFTHIELPQHALLSCYPNASLLDFENSSIKYSDNATYFGKVAKSLVKEGVHLIGGCCGTTPEHIHYIKEAVEGLKPINEKKVIPIRRKSNHPSIPVRKDNLTTKVKAGPTVIVELDTPKHLDTTKFFANVTKLDKAKVDAITLADNSLATVRVSNIAAASIIKQNYNIEPLVHITCRDRNLIGLQSHLLGLSLLGINEILAITGDPSKVGHLPGATNVYDVNSKGLTELAVRFNQGLNIDGGALKTTTNFNIAGAFNPNVRKMEAAVRRLDKKVDSGMNYFITQPVYTVERIQEIAEKTAHLDAPFFIGIMPITSYRNAQFLHNEVPGITLPEEILEEFEAVQHDKQKTKELSLKICRELVDEVTKHFNGLYLITPFEQVDYSLELATYFKSKTESNQEAII; encoded by the coding sequence ATGAACCGATTTCTACAAACTTTGAAAGAGAACGTCTTAGTAGCTGACGGTGCAATAGGAACGATTCTTTACTCCGAAGGGATCGATACTTGTCCCGAAGCTTATAACCTGACACACCCGCATAAAATTGAACGGATTCATCGTTCTTACATTCAAGCAGGCGCAGATGTCATCCAAACCAATACGTATGGCGCTAATTTTGAGAAGCTCCAAACATTCGGCTTGGAACATCGCGTGAAAGATATCACTCGTGCTGGCGTCAGAATTGCGAAGAAAGCCGCTGACGAAGATACCTTCATTTTAGGAACGGTAGGTGGATTTAAAGGTGTACAGCAGAATGAATTATCTTTATCTACCATTCTTTATCATACAGATATCCAAATCGAAACTTTAATCGATGAAGGGGTAGACGCCCTGCTATTTGAAACGTATTATGATTTGAATGAACTCTTGCAAGTCATCAGGGCAACCAAGAAAAAGTACGATATTCCAGTTATCGCACAACTTACCGCTTCCAACACGAATTACTTGCAAGACGGCACTGAAATTAATGAAGCCTTGAAACAAGTAGAAGCGGAAGGCGCAGATGTAATCGGATTGAATTGTCATCATGGTCCACACCATATGCAGCAATCCTTTACTCATATCGAACTTCCGCAACATGCCTTATTATCGTGCTATCCGAATGCGAGTTTGCTAGACTTTGAAAATTCTTCAATTAAATATAGCGATAATGCCACTTATTTCGGCAAAGTCGCAAAGTCACTCGTCAAAGAAGGCGTACACTTGATCGGCGGTTGTTGCGGCACTACACCCGAACATATTCATTACATTAAAGAAGCGGTAGAAGGGTTAAAACCGATTAATGAGAAGAAAGTGATTCCTATCAGACGCAAGAGCAATCACCCTTCCATTCCGGTTCGCAAAGACAATCTGACAACGAAAGTGAAAGCAGGTCCTACCGTTATTGTAGAACTTGATACACCGAAACATTTAGATACTACGAAATTCTTTGCTAATGTGACGAAGCTTGATAAAGCAAAGGTAGATGCGATTACCTTAGCCGACAATTCATTAGCAACAGTGCGGGTCAGCAATATCGCTGCAGCCAGCATTATTAAACAAAACTATAATATTGAACCTTTAGTACACATCACTTGCCGAGACAGGAACTTGATCGGGCTGCAATCCCACTTATTAGGTTTATCACTATTGGGCATCAACGAAATTCTGGCTATTACCGGTGATCCTTCAAAGGTAGGTCATCTGCCAGGCGCTACAAATGTTTATGATGTGAATTCCAAAGGATTGACTGAACTAGCTGTCCGCTTCAACCAAGGCTTGAACATCGACGGCGGCGCTTTGAAAACGACTACCAACTTCAACATTGCAGGAGCCTTCAACCCGAATGTCCGCAAGATGGAAGCAGCCGTACGACGTTTGGATAAGAAAGTCGACAGCGGAATGAATTATTTTATTACACAGCCTGTATACACGGTAGAAAGGATTCAAGAAATTGCTGAAAAGACAGCACATTTAGATGCCCCTTTCTTCATCGGTATTATGCCGATTACCAGTTACAGAAACGCACAATTTTTACACAATGAAGTACCAGGCATTACCTTACCTGAAGAAATACTAGAGGAATTTGAAGCGGTTCAACATGATAAGCAAAAAACAAAAGAACTCAGCTTAAAAATTTGCAGAGAGCTAGTAGATGAAGTAACCAAACACTTTAATGGTTTATATCTCATCACCCCATTTGAACAAGTTGATTATTCATTAGAACTTGCAACTTATTTTAAATCTAAAACTGAAAGTAACCAGGAGGCAATAATATGA
- the metE gene encoding 5-methyltetrahydropteroyltriglutamate--homocysteine S-methyltransferase, which yields MTIKTANIGFPRLGRKREWKKAIESYWAGKTNYDELTATLNDLHKENLLLQKNYNIDSVPVGDFSLYDHVLDTSLLFNIIPERFQGQEVNDDLLFDIARGTKDHVASALIKWFNTNYHYIVPEWDHAEPKLNRNVLLERFQFAQQLNVPAHPVILGPVSFVQLSRGGEQSFEEKVETLLPLYKEVLQSLVDAGAEYIQIDEPVLVTDNAKDLEDITHHVYDYFDKAGLGDKLVIQTYFEHVDLEFVNSLPVKGLGLDFVHDRGVNLQQIRDGKLSKDKALYAGIVDGRNVWAADIEVKKDLIEELQQFTDELVIQPSSSLLHVPVSLDDEVLDETIEEGLSFATEKLDELDALKRLINDGDTEKYDQLKAQYERFQNQAFKNLEYDFDSVRTNRESAFPERKRVQDARLKLPELPTTTIGSFPQTKEVRKKRADWKNHRISDEEYNQFLRDEIARWIQIQEDIGLDVFVHGEFERNDMVEFFGERLQGFLVTKFGWVQSYGSRAVKPPVIYGDVKWTKPITVEETAYAQSLTDHPVKGMLTGPVTILNWSFERVDIPRQEVQDQIALAINEEVLALEDAGIKIIQVDEPALREGLPLRKEYHEEYLKQALRSFRLATSSVADATQIHTHMCYSQFGEIIHTIHDLDADVISIETSRSHGALIKDFEDITYDLGIGLGVYDIHSPRIPTEEEITVAINRGLQEIDRSLFWVNPDCGLKTRNEDQVKEALSVLVSAVKKLRHEQGQETA from the coding sequence ATGACAATTAAAACAGCTAATATCGGATTCCCACGTTTAGGACGCAAAAGAGAATGGAAGAAAGCCATCGAAAGTTATTGGGCAGGCAAAACAAATTATGATGAATTAACAGCAACACTTAACGATTTGCATAAAGAAAATTTACTCTTACAAAAAAACTATAACATCGACAGTGTACCAGTCGGAGATTTCTCATTATACGATCACGTACTGGATACATCATTATTATTCAACATCATTCCAGAACGTTTCCAAGGTCAAGAAGTAAACGACGATTTATTATTTGATATCGCTCGCGGTACGAAAGATCATGTCGCTAGTGCCTTAATTAAATGGTTCAACACAAACTATCACTACATCGTACCTGAATGGGACCATGCAGAACCTAAATTAAATCGCAATGTTTTACTTGAAAGATTCCAATTCGCACAACAATTAAATGTGCCAGCACATCCAGTTATCTTAGGACCAGTGTCATTCGTACAATTATCACGTGGCGGCGAACAATCATTTGAGGAAAAGGTAGAAACATTATTGCCGCTTTACAAAGAAGTTTTACAATCATTAGTAGATGCAGGTGCTGAATATATCCAAATCGATGAACCTGTATTAGTCACTGACAACGCTAAAGATTTAGAAGACATTACACATCACGTTTACGATTACTTTGATAAAGCAGGTTTAGGCGACAAATTAGTCATCCAAACTTACTTCGAACATGTAGATTTAGAGTTTGTAAACAGCTTGCCAGTTAAAGGCTTAGGCTTAGACTTCGTACATGATCGCGGTGTCAACTTACAACAAATCAGAGATGGCAAATTATCTAAAGACAAAGCCTTATACGCAGGTATTGTAGACGGTCGTAATGTATGGGCTGCAGACATCGAAGTGAAGAAAGATTTGATCGAAGAATTACAACAATTTACAGACGAGTTAGTCATCCAACCGTCTTCTTCTTTACTCCATGTTCCAGTTTCTTTAGATGATGAAGTGCTAGATGAAACAATTGAAGAAGGTTTAAGCTTCGCTACTGAAAAATTAGATGAGTTAGATGCTTTAAAACGTCTTATCAACGATGGAGATACAGAAAAATACGATCAATTGAAAGCACAATACGAACGTTTCCAAAATCAAGCATTCAAAAACCTTGAATATGATTTCGACAGCGTACGTACCAATCGTGAATCAGCATTCCCTGAACGTAAGAGAGTACAAGATGCACGCTTGAAATTACCAGAGCTGCCAACAACAACAATCGGTTCATTCCCACAAACTAAAGAAGTACGTAAGAAACGTGCAGATTGGAAAAACCACCGCATCAGCGATGAAGAGTATAATCAATTCTTGCGTGATGAAATCGCACGTTGGATTCAAATCCAAGAAGATATCGGTTTAGATGTGTTTGTACACGGTGAATTCGAACGTAACGACATGGTTGAATTCTTCGGTGAAAGACTGCAAGGCTTCTTAGTTACAAAATTCGGATGGGTACAATCTTACGGTTCTCGTGCGGTCAAGCCGCCAGTAATCTACGGAGACGTTAAATGGACGAAACCAATTACAGTAGAAGAAACAGCATACGCACAAAGTTTAACAGACCACCCTGTAAAAGGAATGCTGACAGGTCCGGTTACCATCTTGAACTGGTCATTCGAACGCGTAGATATTCCACGCCAAGAAGTTCAAGATCAAATCGCTTTAGCTATCAACGAAGAAGTATTAGCATTAGAAGACGCTGGCATTAAAATTATCCAAGTAGACGAACCAGCATTGCGTGAAGGCTTACCGCTTCGCAAAGAATACCATGAAGAGTACTTGAAACAAGCGTTGCGCTCATTCCGCTTAGCTACGTCTTCTGTGGCGGATGCTACGCAAATCCATACACATATGTGTTATTCTCAATTCGGCGAAATCATTCATACTATCCACGATTTAGATGCAGATGTGATTTCAATCGAAACATCTCGCAGCCATGGTGCACTAATTAAAGACTTCGAGGATATTACGTATGATTTAGGTATCGGATTAGGTGTTTATGATATTCACAGCCCACGTATCCCGACTGAAGAAGAAATTACAGTAGCTATCAATCGTGGACTACAAGAAATCGACCGTTCATTATTCTGGGTTAACCCAGACTGCGGCTTGAAAACACGTAACGAAGATCAAGTAAAAGAAGCATTATCTGTCTTAGTATCAGCAGTTAAAAAATTACGTCACGAACAAGGTCAAGAAACAGCATAA
- a CDS encoding cyclase family protein, with protein sequence MMSYPLWDQLKTLKENKWVDLTHTFDSKSPHFSALEEAYIDTISTVPEDGFFVQRWSVATQYGTHIDAPIHFVEHKRYLHELDLKELVLPLIVLDYSKEVAENSDFRLTREDLLNWEEAHGRIEPDSFVAFRSDWSKRWPNVEQFENKDAEGNPHSPGWALDALQFLLEERGVTSIGHETFDTDASVDVAKHGDLIGERYVLGQDTFQIELLTNLDQLPERGAVIYTISPKPADAPGFPVRAFAITPDKQ encoded by the coding sequence ATCATGAGTTATCCTTTATGGGATCAGCTGAAAACTTTGAAAGAAAATAAATGGGTCGATTTGACACATACATTTGATTCAAAGAGTCCACATTTCAGCGCTTTAGAAGAAGCATATATCGATACAATCAGTACAGTACCTGAAGATGGATTTTTCGTACAAAGATGGAGTGTTGCAACGCAATATGGCACACATATTGATGCTCCTATCCACTTTGTAGAACATAAACGCTATTTGCACGAGCTCGATTTAAAAGAATTAGTATTGCCCCTCATCGTGCTCGACTATTCTAAAGAGGTAGCCGAAAATTCTGATTTCCGTCTTACACGTGAAGATTTATTGAACTGGGAAGAGGCACATGGCCGTATCGAACCTGATTCATTCGTTGCGTTCCGCAGTGACTGGTCGAAACGTTGGCCGAACGTTGAACAATTCGAGAATAAAGATGCTGAAGGCAATCCTCACTCTCCAGGATGGGCATTAGATGCATTACAATTCTTACTTGAAGAACGTGGTGTGACTTCCATAGGTCATGAGACATTTGATACTGATGCCTCTGTTGATGTCGCAAAACACGGCGACTTAATCGGCGAACGTTATGTCTTAGGACAAGATACTTTCCAAATTGAACTATTAACAAACCTTGATCAACTCCCTGAAAGAGGTGCGGTAATTTATACAATCAGCCCTAAACCCGCAGATGCTCCCGGATTCCCTGTCCGAGCATTTGCTATCACTCCAGATAAGCAATAA